From Tachyglossus aculeatus isolate mTacAcu1 chromosome X5, mTacAcu1.pri, whole genome shotgun sequence, a single genomic window includes:
- the BBS12 gene encoding Bardet-Biedl syndrome 12 protein: MALGVINRRRHNGLQQLSSLAATGRTFLGPVKSSKFIVEESTLESVLTCSVIRLLESLDLTSAVGQLLNETVQAQNSTYGTGTGTLLFLAGAWSNAALECIRQDIPTPVIVAVMSEGLCSCGEEIRSLQVTVRDVWSSVESTKSCPVLQTPSRASMLLGPTVTDRSLLEKGTQAGGSSPRPPATCSLDGPPKTPSRTSHLLLQSGTGDKEVCAKSSFQTAGSTLLPDLSSRKPRLTHSRHFSRETHHHYLTYQPDRPPEPHSGAAARFSGCDDLGQLAAALSHGDQGSMKLAEAAVRCQHWAVAVRPGGGPGPFSFDISRIVTCRLPGAPESRSCVRSGFGTLVSTAGAAAIRRLQGRPLRVVLLDGDLTESYRHLGFSGSGNVKTVWENGRRHQDSTEPWTDRALEVLLHYNVNLVLVRGGVSETLMERCLSSDQLIIGSVAQNVLQAFAEVTGGVVLSYITQVGPECVGSGVCAHLWRTDQTDGVERDGRVAILFTAKGISLVTVALGGPVTAQMQTKEDGFWTCTHRLHRALVDQKVFLGGGAVEFLCLSHLQKLEERSLRNGDQHDLGWRPNASSWQASSMALYRPAVLRSLASGWHKYLAAIMCNTANFPSEFEASTFIDHHLQKATSYRSPLSYILSHYGQLISGVFQSGILGELGELGRIYDNVTPKLEAWRRALDLVLLVLQTDTEIISGFESTRLNSPASTEFLFL, encoded by the coding sequence ATGGCCCTCGGGGTCATAAACAGAAGGCGGCATAACGGACTTCAGCAGCTTTCATCGTTAGCAGCAACGGGAAGAACTTTCCTTGGGCCAGTAAAGTCCTCCAAGTTTATTGTAGAGGAAAGCACGCTGGAGAGTGTCCTCACCTGCTCAGTCATCAGGCTTCTCGAGAGTTTGGATTTAACCAGTGCCGTGGGGCAGCTTCTTAACGAAACCGTCCAGGCCCAGAATAGCACATACGGAACTGGGACCGGTACCCTGTTGTTTCTGGCTGGGGCCTGGAGCAACGCGGCCCTGGAATGCATCCGGCAAGACATTCCGACTCCCGTGATCGTGGCAGTGATGTCGGAGGGACTCTGCTCCTGCGGTGAAGAAATAAGATCCCTTCAGGTAACTGTAAGAGATGTATGGAGCAGTGTGGAATCTACAAAGAGCTGTCCAGTTCTCCAAACACCCAGCAGAGCCTCCATGCTTCTCGGACCCACGGTTACAGATCGTAGTTTGTTGGAAAAAGGGACCCAGGCAGGGGGATCTTCCCCAAGGCCACCAGCCACTTGCAGTCTTGATGGACCGCCGAAAACCCCTTCCAGGACTTCGCACTTGCTCCTTCAGAGTGGCACCGGGGATAAAGAAGTCTGTGCTAAAAGCAGTTTCCAAACTGCCGGGAGCACGTTGCTCCCGGACCTTTCCAGCAGGAAACCAAGACTAACTCACAGTAGACACTTTAGCAGGGAAACTCACCACCATTATCTGACTTACCAACCAGACAGACCTCCAGAGCCCCACAGCGGGGCAGCAGCCAGATTTAGTGGCTGTGATGATTTGGGGCAGCTTGCAGCAGCTCTTAGCCACGGAGACCAAGGCAGTATGAAATTAGCGGAAGCAGCGGTCAGATGCCAACACTGGGCTGTGGCAGTGAGGCCTGGAGGCGGCCCCGGACCGTTTTCATTTGACATTTCACGCATTGTCACCTGCCGTTTGCCCGGTGCCCCGGAGTCCCGGTCTTGTGTCCGTTCGGGATTTGGGACACTAGTGTCGACTGCTGGCGCAGCAGCGATTAGGAGGCTTCAGGGCCGGCCTCTTCGGGTTGTTCTCCTGGATGGCGACCTCACCGAGAGTTATCGCCATCTGGGGTTTAGTGGGTCTGGAAACGTGAAGACTGTCTGGGAGAACGGGAGGCGGCACCAGGACAGCACAGAGCCATGGACCGACCGGGCGCTCGAAGTACTGCTGCATTACAACGTGAACCTAGTCCTGGTACGAGGTGGCGTCTCTGAAACTCTAATGGAAAGGTGTCTCTCCAGTGACCAACTGATCATTGGCTCGGTGGCTCAGAACGTGCTGCAGGCTTTTGCGGAGGTCACGGGAGGCGTGGTGCTGTCTTATATCACACAGGTGGGTCCGGAGTGCGTGGGCAGTGGCGTCTGTGCGCACCTCTGGAGGACGGACCAGACGGACGGGGTGGAACGGGATGGCAGGGTGGCCATCCTGTTCACGGCCAAAGGGATTTCTCTGGTAACCGTTGCGCTCGGGGGTCCCGTCACAGCCCAGATGCAAACCAAGGAAGATGGGTTCTGGACCTGCACTCACCGCCTCCACCGGGCTCTGGTCGATCAGAAGGTCTTCCTCGGAGGTGGGGCGGTTGAATTcttgtgcctcagccacctgcaGAAGCTTGAAGAGCGGTCTTTGAGAAACGGAGACCAACACGATTTGGGATGGCGTCCTAATGCTTCCTCCTGGCAGGCCTCATCCATGGCCCTGTATAGGCCTGCCGTGCTCAGATCTCTGGCAAGCGGGTGGCACAAGTACCTTGCTGCTATCATGTGTAACACTGCTAATTTCCCCTCCGAGTTTGAAGCCAGCACGTTCATCGACCACCATCTCCAAAAAGCCACCAGCTATAGGTCTCCGTTATCTTACATTCTGAGTCATTATGGCCAGCTAATTAGCGGAGTGTTTCAATCCGGAATTCTGGGtgaattgggggagctggggaggattTACGACAACGTCACCCCAAAGTTGGAAGCCTGGCGCAGAGCCCTGGACTTGGTGCTCTTGGTGCTCCAGACTGACACTGAAATCATCTCCGGGTTTGAGAGCACACGATTAAATTCACCGGCGTCGACGGAATTTTTGTTTTTGTAG